One window of Elusimicrobiota bacterium genomic DNA carries:
- a CDS encoding bifunctional folylpolyglutamate synthase/dihydrofolate synthase: MNSIFLDLWQKNEYLKMKPGLERIKIFLQRIGSPQKSLNIVHVAGTNGKGSVSKMIASVLSASGYKTALYTSPHLVNIYERIEIDGNSIDEDDLNRLAKRYYKLAKKAGLTFFEFITAVAIVYFKENKVDIAVLETGLGGRFDATNIFEKPLVNVITEIGYEHTEILGNTIEKIAKEKAGIIQECCPVVSGVENSQAKNIIKGVAKTKNAPLIQLNKDFKYKINKIDWKNKVQKVFYKSKYLKENVSLSLLGEHQAKNCSIALAALEVISKNGFKINFKKASKILNKVHWPGRFDIRKMKFEDKVKTLILDGAHNPSAIKAFVKTFISSPWGNEKVAVLFNVMKDKDYKSMVKILLPIVKKVILLPTGLKREISINKLSSLWKKYIGKRNVINLESLKDVLCKLKDENIFLVCGSLFLVGKLMKEIKLLEKENV; this comes from the coding sequence ATGAACAGTATTTTTCTTGATCTTTGGCAGAAAAACGAATATTTAAAAATGAAGCCGGGACTTGAACGGATAAAAATATTTCTTCAAAGAATAGGCAGTCCCCAAAAAAGTTTAAATATTGTTCATGTTGCCGGGACAAACGGGAAAGGCTCGGTTTCTAAAATGATAGCGTCGGTTTTGTCCGCTTCGGGATACAAAACAGCTCTTTATACTTCGCCTCATCTAGTAAATATATATGAAAGGATAGAAATTGACGGAAACTCAATAGATGAGGATGATTTAAATAGGCTTGCAAAACGTTATTATAAACTTGCAAAAAAAGCGGGGCTGACTTTTTTTGAGTTTATTACAGCCGTAGCTATTGTTTACTTTAAAGAAAATAAAGTGGATATCGCCGTTCTTGAGACAGGGCTTGGAGGCCGTTTTGATGCTACAAATATTTTTGAAAAACCTTTAGTAAACGTAATTACAGAAATCGGTTATGAGCACACTGAAATTTTGGGAAACACAATCGAAAAAATTGCAAAAGAAAAAGCGGGAATAATTCAAGAGTGTTGTCCTGTGGTCTCAGGAGTCGAAAATTCTCAAGCAAAAAATATTATTAAAGGGGTTGCAAAAACAAAAAATGCTCCCTTAATTCAATTAAACAAAGATTTTAAATACAAAATAAATAAAATTGACTGGAAAAATAAAGTTCAAAAAGTATTTTATAAAAGCAAATATTTAAAGGAAAATGTGTCTTTATCGCTTTTGGGTGAGCATCAGGCAAAAAATTGTTCAATAGCTTTGGCGGCGCTTGAAGTTATTTCAAAAAATGGATTCAAAATTAATTTTAAAAAAGCAAGCAAAATCCTCAATAAAGTTCATTGGCCCGGCAGGTTTGATATACGTAAAATGAAATTTGAAGACAAAGTGAAAACCTTAATTCTTGACGGAGCGCATAATCCTTCGGCCATAAAAGCATTTGTCAAAACATTTATTTCTAGTCCGTGGGGAAATGAAAAAGTAGCGGTTCTTTTTAATGTGATGAAAGATAAGGACTATAAATCTATGGTGAAAATACTTTTGCCTATAGTGAAAAAAGTTATTCTTCTGCCGACAGGCCTAAAAAGAGAAATATCAATAAATAAGCTTTCGTCATTATGGAAAAAATATATTGGTAAAAGGAATGTTATTAATTTAGAATCTTTAAAAGATGTTT